One segment of Triticum urartu cultivar G1812 unplaced genomic scaffold, Tu2.1 TuUngrouped_contig_6531, whole genome shotgun sequence DNA contains the following:
- the LOC125530746 gene encoding uncharacterized protein LOC125530746: protein MHRFRMSRTLFNRIADGILEHDYDDYFTQKRSASGALGLHPLQKMTAAMRILTYGVAADYVDEYIRSAESTNLESCKKFVIKICEVFGEKYLRSPNEEDIARLLAIGEERGFPGMLGSIDCMHWGWKNCPKKWHGMFKGHVSEPTMILEAVASQDLWIWHAYFGLPGSLNDINVLQRSPVFTKLAEGQTPPVNYSINGHQYTMGYYLADGIYPRWATFVKSIPAPTSRKHKTFAKKQEGARKDVERAFGVLQSRFAIVRGPAKGWKRKEITDVMKACVIMHNMIVEEERQTGRQSCTFEAMGERVTVSRTHTEELSSFIQMTHRIRNFDEHDHLKLDLIDHVWQKFGNE, encoded by the coding sequence ATGCACAGATTTAGGATGTCGCGTACTTTGTTCAACCGCATAGCTGATGGTATACTTGAgcatgactatgatgattattttacgcaaaaaagaagtgcttctggaGCTCTTGGGTTACATCCTTTGCAAAAGATGACCGCGGCGATGCGGATACTAACATATGGAGTAGCAGCTGATTATGTTGATGAGTACATCCGGTCCGCTGAGTCTACTAATTTAGAGTCTTGCAAGAAATTTGTGATCAAAATTTGTGAAGTTTTTGGGGAAAAGTACCTGAGATCTCCAAATGAAGAAGACATTGCTAGGTTACTTGCAATAGGGGAGGAAAGAGGATTTCCCGGTATGTTAGGGAGCATAGATTGCATGCACTGGGGGTGGAAAAATTGCCCCAAAAAATGGCATGGCATGTTTAAAGGCCATGTGAGCGAGCCCACTATGATCTTGGAAGCAGTTGCTTCACAAGATCTTTGGATTTGGCATGCTTATTTTGGTTTACCAGGGTCTCTGAATGATATAAATGTTCTTCAACGTTCTCCTGTTTTTACAAAGCTAGCCGAAGGCCAAACTCCTCCAGTGAATTATAGCATCAATGGCCATCAGTACACAATGGGGTATTACCTTGCAGATGGTATCTATCCACGGTGGGCAACATTTGTGAAGAGCATACCAGCTCCAACTAGCAGAAAGCATAAAACTTTTGCCAAGAAGCAAGAGGGGGCTAGGAAAGATGTGGAACGAGCCTTTGGAGTTCTGCAATCCCGTTTTGCCATTGTTCGTGGACCTGCTAAAGGATGGAAACGTAAAGAAATCACTGATGTCATGAAAGCTTGTGTCATAATGCACAATATGATAGTTGAAGAGGAGCGACAAACTGGTCGGCAAAGCTGCACTTTTGAGGCAATGGGAGAAAGAGTCACAGTCTCTCGTACTCATACGGAAGAACTGAGCTCTTTTATTCAGATGACTCATCGGATTAGAAATTTCGATGAACATGACCATCTTAAACTTGATCTAATTGACCATGTGTGGCAAAAGTTTGGAAACGAGTAA